A single region of the Apodemus sylvaticus chromosome 7, mApoSyl1.1, whole genome shotgun sequence genome encodes:
- the Cep63 gene encoding centrosomal protein of 63 kDa isoform X8, translating into MPACGCPAAGSLGPAASSLWGSGLAGQTSAMNWWPNNLQRWKNRSPTTHSCCQNEGDLVMEALLEGIQNRGHSGGFLTSCEAELQELMKQIDIMVAHKKSEWEGQTHALETCLDIRDRELKALRSQLDMKHKEVGILHQQIEEHEKTKQEMAMEYKEELMKLQEELSRLKRSYEKLQKKQLRDFRGNTKSLREDRSEIERLTGKIEEFRQKSLDWEKQRLIYQQQVSSLEAQRKALAEQSEIIQAQLANRKQKLESVELSSQSEIQHLSSKLERAKDTICANELEIERLNIRVNDLMGTNMTILQEHRQKEEKLRESEKLLEALQEEQKELKASLQSQESFLLEAKLQKEKLQTKLKAVDTQHSVERPLEDCQKERKYSPPGQGVLDNVFSQLDLSHSSEELLQAEVTRLEGSLESVSATCKQLSQELMEKYEELKRMEGHNNEYRTEIKKLKEQILQADQTYSSALEGMKMEISQLTRELHQRDITIASAKCSSSDMEKQLKAEMQKAEEKAVEHKEILSQLESLKLENRRLSETVMKLELGLHECSLPVSPLGSIATRFLEEEELRSHHILERLDAHIEELKRESEKTVRQFTALV; encoded by the exons atggaaaaaCCGAAGTCCGACGACACATAGCTG tTGCCAAAACGAAGGGGATTTGGTGATGGAGGCTTTGTTGGAAGGAATACAAAATCGGGGGCATAGTGG GGGATTTTTGACATCCTGTGAAGCAGAACTGCAGGAGCTCATGAAACAGATCGATATAATGGTGGCTCACAAGAAATCTGAGTGGGAGGGGCAGACGCACGCTCTGGAGACTTGTCTGGACATCCGTGATCGGGAGCTGAAGGCTCTGAGGAGTCAGCTGGACATGAAACACAAAGAG GTTGGAATATTGCATCAGCAGATAGAAGAACATGAGAAAACCAAGCAGGAGATGGCCATGGAGTACAAGGAGGAGTTAATGAAGCTGCAGGAAGAG TTAAGCAGACTGAAGAGAAGCTACGAGAAGCTGcagaaaaagcaactaagagACTTTAGAGGAAACACCAAGAGTCTTAGAGAGGACCGGTCTGAGATCGAGAGGCTGACTGGAAAAATAGAG GAATTCCGACAGAAGTCTCTGGACTGGGAGAAGCAGCGTCTAATTTATCAGCAACAGGTATCTTCTCTGGAAGCACAGAGGAAGGCTCTGGCTGAGCAGTCAGAGATAATCCAG GCTCAGCTTGCCAACCGGAAACAGAAATTAGAGTCCGTGGAACTGTCTAGCCAGTCAGAAATTCAGCACCTGAGCAGTAAGCTTGAGCGGGCTAAGGACACCATCTGTGCCAATGAGCTGGAAATAGAGCGCCTTAATATAAGGGTCAACGACCTGATGGGAACCAATATGACTATCCTGCAGGAACATCGGCAGAAGGAGGAGAAACTCAGGGAATCTGAAAAGCTCTTAGAG GCTCTgcaggaagaacagaaagagTTGAAGGCAAGTCTTCAATCTCAAGAAAGCTTcctccttgaggcaaaactgcaGAAGGAGAAACTGCAAACGAAATTAAAGGCAGTTGACACTCAGCACTCAGTAGAAAG GCCTCTGGAGGACTGTCAGAAGGAAAGGAAGTACAGCCCGCCAGGCCAGGGAGTCTTGGATAATGTGTTCTCCCAGTTGGACTTGAGCCACAGCAGTGAAGAACTTCTGCAGGCAGAGGTGACTCGTCTTGAAGGCAG TTTAGAATCTGTGAGTGCAACATGCAAACAGCTGAGCCAAGAACTAATGGAAAAATACGAAGAGCTGAAGAGGATGGAGGGGCATAACAATGAGTACCGGACGGAGATAAAGAAG TTGAAGGAACAGATTCTGCAGGCTGATCAGACTTACAGTTCTGCCCTGGAAGGAATGAAGATGGAAATTTCCCAGCTAACTCGGGAGTTACACCAGCGAGATATCACCATTGCTTCTGCCAAGTGTTCCTCCTCAGACATGGAAAAGCAGCTGAAGGCAGAGatgcagaaggcagaagaaaaggCCGTAGAGCATAAG GAGATTCTGAGTCAGCTGGAATCTCTCAAATTAGAGAATCGCCGTCTTTCCGAGACAGTGATGAAGCTGGAGCTGGGCTTGCATGAG TGCTCGCTGCCCGTCTCTCCTCTGGGATCGATAGCTACCAGGTTtctagaggaggaggagctgaggtcTCACCATATTCTAGAGCGCCTGGATGCCCACATTGAAGAACTAAAAAGGGAGAGTGAGAAGACGGTGAGGCAGTTCACAGCCCTCGTGTAG
- the Cep63 gene encoding centrosomal protein of 63 kDa isoform X7, protein MWTSAMNWWPNNLQRWKNRSPTTHSCCQNEGDLVMEALLEGIQNRGHSGGFLTSCEAELQELMKQIDIMVAHKKSEWEGQTHALETCLDIRDRELKALRSQLDMKHKEVGILHQQIEEHEKTKQEMAMEYKEELMKLQEELSRLKRSYEKLQKKQLRDFRGNTKSLREDRSEIERLTGKIEEFRQKSLDWEKQRLIYQQQVSSLEAQRKALAEQSEIIQAQLANRKQKLESVELSSQSEIQHLSSKLERAKDTICANELEIERLNIRVNDLMGTNMTILQEHRQKEEKLRESEKLLEALQEEQKELKASLQSQESFLLEAKLQKEKLQTKLKAVDTQHSVERPLEDCQKERKYSPPGQGVLDNVFSQLDLSHSSEELLQAEVTRLEGSLESVSATCKQLSQELMEKYEELKRMEGHNNEYRTEIKKLKEQILQADQTYSSALEGMKMEISQLTRELHQRDITIASAKCSSSDMEKQLKAEMQKAEEKAVEHKEILSQLESLKLENRRLSETVMKLELGLHEAKEISLADLQENYIEALNKLVSENQQLQKDLMSTKSQLEHATHVCKNKDGRTFNPAHSRAAGLRNAELKPTHGQHRHDGIKTEQYKTGQHPPRGQTLDSIDPVARGPSPLSSHISPDSSIVSLPSNFIFQTHSLPSMLDINDVNFSDSLSDCMNDQEEFVSSCSLPVSPLGSIATRFLEEEELRSHHILERLDAHIEELKRESEKTVRQFTALV, encoded by the exons atggaaaaaCCGAAGTCCGACGACACATAGCTG tTGCCAAAACGAAGGGGATTTGGTGATGGAGGCTTTGTTGGAAGGAATACAAAATCGGGGGCATAGTGG GGGATTTTTGACATCCTGTGAAGCAGAACTGCAGGAGCTCATGAAACAGATCGATATAATGGTGGCTCACAAGAAATCTGAGTGGGAGGGGCAGACGCACGCTCTGGAGACTTGTCTGGACATCCGTGATCGGGAGCTGAAGGCTCTGAGGAGTCAGCTGGACATGAAACACAAAGAG GTTGGAATATTGCATCAGCAGATAGAAGAACATGAGAAAACCAAGCAGGAGATGGCCATGGAGTACAAGGAGGAGTTAATGAAGCTGCAGGAAGAG TTAAGCAGACTGAAGAGAAGCTACGAGAAGCTGcagaaaaagcaactaagagACTTTAGAGGAAACACCAAGAGTCTTAGAGAGGACCGGTCTGAGATCGAGAGGCTGACTGGAAAAATAGAG GAATTCCGACAGAAGTCTCTGGACTGGGAGAAGCAGCGTCTAATTTATCAGCAACAGGTATCTTCTCTGGAAGCACAGAGGAAGGCTCTGGCTGAGCAGTCAGAGATAATCCAG GCTCAGCTTGCCAACCGGAAACAGAAATTAGAGTCCGTGGAACTGTCTAGCCAGTCAGAAATTCAGCACCTGAGCAGTAAGCTTGAGCGGGCTAAGGACACCATCTGTGCCAATGAGCTGGAAATAGAGCGCCTTAATATAAGGGTCAACGACCTGATGGGAACCAATATGACTATCCTGCAGGAACATCGGCAGAAGGAGGAGAAACTCAGGGAATCTGAAAAGCTCTTAGAG GCTCTgcaggaagaacagaaagagTTGAAGGCAAGTCTTCAATCTCAAGAAAGCTTcctccttgaggcaaaactgcaGAAGGAGAAACTGCAAACGAAATTAAAGGCAGTTGACACTCAGCACTCAGTAGAAAG GCCTCTGGAGGACTGTCAGAAGGAAAGGAAGTACAGCCCGCCAGGCCAGGGAGTCTTGGATAATGTGTTCTCCCAGTTGGACTTGAGCCACAGCAGTGAAGAACTTCTGCAGGCAGAGGTGACTCGTCTTGAAGGCAG TTTAGAATCTGTGAGTGCAACATGCAAACAGCTGAGCCAAGAACTAATGGAAAAATACGAAGAGCTGAAGAGGATGGAGGGGCATAACAATGAGTACCGGACGGAGATAAAGAAG TTGAAGGAACAGATTCTGCAGGCTGATCAGACTTACAGTTCTGCCCTGGAAGGAATGAAGATGGAAATTTCCCAGCTAACTCGGGAGTTACACCAGCGAGATATCACCATTGCTTCTGCCAAGTGTTCCTCCTCAGACATGGAAAAGCAGCTGAAGGCAGAGatgcagaaggcagaagaaaaggCCGTAGAGCATAAG GAGATTCTGAGTCAGCTGGAATCTCTCAAATTAGAGAATCGCCGTCTTTCCGAGACAGTGATGAAGCTGGAGCTGGGCTTGCATGAG gcAAAAGAAATTTCACTAGCAGACCTTCAGGAGAATTATATTGAGGCATTAAATAAATTAGTGTCTGAAAATCAACAACTACAGAAAGATTTGATGAGCACCAAATCTCAACTGGAGCATGCTACTCACGTGTGCAAAAACAAAGATGGCAGGACCTTTAACCCAGCACATAGCAGAGCAGCCGGGCTCAGGAATGCAGAGCttaa GCCAACCCATGGCCAGCACAGACATGATGGAATAAAGACTGAGCAGTACAAAACAGGTCAACACCCGCCTCGAGGACAAACGCTGGATAGCATAGACCCCGTGGCCAGGGGCCCCAGCCCCCTGAGTTCTCACATCAGCCCCGACAGCTCCATCGTCTCTCTGCCTTCCAACTTTATATTTCAGACTCACTCTTTGCCTTCAATGCTAGATATTAATGATGTCAACTTTTCTGACAGTCTGTCTGACTGTATGAATGACCAAGAAGAGTTTGTATCTTCG TGCTCGCTGCCCGTCTCTCCTCTGGGATCGATAGCTACCAGGTTtctagaggaggaggagctgaggtcTCACCATATTCTAGAGCGCCTGGATGCCCACATTGAAGAACTAAAAAGGGAGAGTGAGAAGACGGTGAGGCAGTTCACAGCCCTCGTGTAG
- the Cep63 gene encoding centrosomal protein of 63 kDa isoform X1, which yields MPACGCPAAGSLGPAASSLWGSGLAGQTSAMNWWPNNLQRWKNRSPTTHSCCQNEGDLVMEALLEGIQNRGHSGGFLTSCEAELQELMKQIDIMVAHKKSEWEGQTHALETCLDIRDRELKALRSQLDMKHKEVGILHQQIEEHEKTKQEMAMEYKEELMKLQEELSRLKRSYEKLQKKQLRDFRGNTKSLREDRSEIERLTGKIEEFRQKSLDWEKQRLIYQQQVSSLEAQRKALAEQSEIIQAQLANRKQKLESVELSSQSEIQHLSSKLERAKDTICANELEIERLNIRVNDLMGTNMTILQEHRQKEEKLRESEKLLEALQEEQKELKASLQSQESFLLEAKLQKEKLQTKLKAVDTQHSVERPLEDCQKERKYSPPGQGVLDNVFSQLDLSHSSEELLQAEVTRLEGSLESVSATCKQLSQELMEKYEELKRMEGHNNEYRTEIKKLKEQILQADQTYSSALEGMKMEISQLTRELHQRDITIASAKCSSSDMEKQLKAEMQKAEEKAVEHKEILSQLESLKLENRRLSETVMKLELGLHEAKEISLADLQENYIEALNKLVSENQQLQKDLMSTKSQLEHATHVCKNKDGRTFNPAHSRAAGLRNAELKPTHGQHRHDGIKTEQYKTGQHPPRGQTLDSIDPVARGPSPLSSHISPDSSIVSLPSNFIFQTHSLPSMLDINDVNFSDSLSDCMNDQEEFVSSCSLPVSPLGSIATRFLEEEELRSHHILERLDAHIEELKRESEKTVRQFTALV from the exons atggaaaaaCCGAAGTCCGACGACACATAGCTG tTGCCAAAACGAAGGGGATTTGGTGATGGAGGCTTTGTTGGAAGGAATACAAAATCGGGGGCATAGTGG GGGATTTTTGACATCCTGTGAAGCAGAACTGCAGGAGCTCATGAAACAGATCGATATAATGGTGGCTCACAAGAAATCTGAGTGGGAGGGGCAGACGCACGCTCTGGAGACTTGTCTGGACATCCGTGATCGGGAGCTGAAGGCTCTGAGGAGTCAGCTGGACATGAAACACAAAGAG GTTGGAATATTGCATCAGCAGATAGAAGAACATGAGAAAACCAAGCAGGAGATGGCCATGGAGTACAAGGAGGAGTTAATGAAGCTGCAGGAAGAG TTAAGCAGACTGAAGAGAAGCTACGAGAAGCTGcagaaaaagcaactaagagACTTTAGAGGAAACACCAAGAGTCTTAGAGAGGACCGGTCTGAGATCGAGAGGCTGACTGGAAAAATAGAG GAATTCCGACAGAAGTCTCTGGACTGGGAGAAGCAGCGTCTAATTTATCAGCAACAGGTATCTTCTCTGGAAGCACAGAGGAAGGCTCTGGCTGAGCAGTCAGAGATAATCCAG GCTCAGCTTGCCAACCGGAAACAGAAATTAGAGTCCGTGGAACTGTCTAGCCAGTCAGAAATTCAGCACCTGAGCAGTAAGCTTGAGCGGGCTAAGGACACCATCTGTGCCAATGAGCTGGAAATAGAGCGCCTTAATATAAGGGTCAACGACCTGATGGGAACCAATATGACTATCCTGCAGGAACATCGGCAGAAGGAGGAGAAACTCAGGGAATCTGAAAAGCTCTTAGAG GCTCTgcaggaagaacagaaagagTTGAAGGCAAGTCTTCAATCTCAAGAAAGCTTcctccttgaggcaaaactgcaGAAGGAGAAACTGCAAACGAAATTAAAGGCAGTTGACACTCAGCACTCAGTAGAAAG GCCTCTGGAGGACTGTCAGAAGGAAAGGAAGTACAGCCCGCCAGGCCAGGGAGTCTTGGATAATGTGTTCTCCCAGTTGGACTTGAGCCACAGCAGTGAAGAACTTCTGCAGGCAGAGGTGACTCGTCTTGAAGGCAG TTTAGAATCTGTGAGTGCAACATGCAAACAGCTGAGCCAAGAACTAATGGAAAAATACGAAGAGCTGAAGAGGATGGAGGGGCATAACAATGAGTACCGGACGGAGATAAAGAAG TTGAAGGAACAGATTCTGCAGGCTGATCAGACTTACAGTTCTGCCCTGGAAGGAATGAAGATGGAAATTTCCCAGCTAACTCGGGAGTTACACCAGCGAGATATCACCATTGCTTCTGCCAAGTGTTCCTCCTCAGACATGGAAAAGCAGCTGAAGGCAGAGatgcagaaggcagaagaaaaggCCGTAGAGCATAAG GAGATTCTGAGTCAGCTGGAATCTCTCAAATTAGAGAATCGCCGTCTTTCCGAGACAGTGATGAAGCTGGAGCTGGGCTTGCATGAG gcAAAAGAAATTTCACTAGCAGACCTTCAGGAGAATTATATTGAGGCATTAAATAAATTAGTGTCTGAAAATCAACAACTACAGAAAGATTTGATGAGCACCAAATCTCAACTGGAGCATGCTACTCACGTGTGCAAAAACAAAGATGGCAGGACCTTTAACCCAGCACATAGCAGAGCAGCCGGGCTCAGGAATGCAGAGCttaa GCCAACCCATGGCCAGCACAGACATGATGGAATAAAGACTGAGCAGTACAAAACAGGTCAACACCCGCCTCGAGGACAAACGCTGGATAGCATAGACCCCGTGGCCAGGGGCCCCAGCCCCCTGAGTTCTCACATCAGCCCCGACAGCTCCATCGTCTCTCTGCCTTCCAACTTTATATTTCAGACTCACTCTTTGCCTTCAATGCTAGATATTAATGATGTCAACTTTTCTGACAGTCTGTCTGACTGTATGAATGACCAAGAAGAGTTTGTATCTTCG TGCTCGCTGCCCGTCTCTCCTCTGGGATCGATAGCTACCAGGTTtctagaggaggaggagctgaggtcTCACCATATTCTAGAGCGCCTGGATGCCCACATTGAAGAACTAAAAAGGGAGAGTGAGAAGACGGTGAGGCAGTTCACAGCCCTCGTGTAG
- the Cep63 gene encoding centrosomal protein of 63 kDa isoform X9 has translation MPACGCPAAGSLGPAASSLWGSGLAGQTSAMNWWPNNLQSCQNEGDLVMEALLEGIQNRGHSGGFLTSCEAELQELMKQIDIMVAHKKSEWEGQTHALETCLDIRDRELKALRSQLDMKHKEVGILHQQIEEHEKTKQEMAMEYKEELMKLQEELSRLKRSYEKLQKKQLRDFRGNTKSLREDRSEIERLTGKIEEFRQKSLDWEKQRLIYQQQVSSLEAQRKALAEQSEIIQAQLANRKQKLESVELSSQSEIQHLSSKLERAKDTICANELEIERLNIRVNDLMGTNMTILQEHRQKEEKLRESEKLLEALQEEQKELKASLQSQESFLLEAKLQKEKLQTKLKAVDTQHSVERPLEDCQKERKYSPPGQGVLDNVFSQLDLSHSSEELLQAEVTRLEGSLESVSATCKQLSQELMEKYEELKRMEGHNNEYRTEIKKLKEQILQADQTYSSALEGMKMEISQLTRELHQRDITIASAKCSSSDMEKQLKAEMQKAEEKAVEHKEILSQLESLKLENRRLSETVMKLELGLHECSLPVSPLGSIATRFLEEEELRSHHILERLDAHIEELKRESEKTVRQFTALV, from the exons tTGCCAAAACGAAGGGGATTTGGTGATGGAGGCTTTGTTGGAAGGAATACAAAATCGGGGGCATAGTGG GGGATTTTTGACATCCTGTGAAGCAGAACTGCAGGAGCTCATGAAACAGATCGATATAATGGTGGCTCACAAGAAATCTGAGTGGGAGGGGCAGACGCACGCTCTGGAGACTTGTCTGGACATCCGTGATCGGGAGCTGAAGGCTCTGAGGAGTCAGCTGGACATGAAACACAAAGAG GTTGGAATATTGCATCAGCAGATAGAAGAACATGAGAAAACCAAGCAGGAGATGGCCATGGAGTACAAGGAGGAGTTAATGAAGCTGCAGGAAGAG TTAAGCAGACTGAAGAGAAGCTACGAGAAGCTGcagaaaaagcaactaagagACTTTAGAGGAAACACCAAGAGTCTTAGAGAGGACCGGTCTGAGATCGAGAGGCTGACTGGAAAAATAGAG GAATTCCGACAGAAGTCTCTGGACTGGGAGAAGCAGCGTCTAATTTATCAGCAACAGGTATCTTCTCTGGAAGCACAGAGGAAGGCTCTGGCTGAGCAGTCAGAGATAATCCAG GCTCAGCTTGCCAACCGGAAACAGAAATTAGAGTCCGTGGAACTGTCTAGCCAGTCAGAAATTCAGCACCTGAGCAGTAAGCTTGAGCGGGCTAAGGACACCATCTGTGCCAATGAGCTGGAAATAGAGCGCCTTAATATAAGGGTCAACGACCTGATGGGAACCAATATGACTATCCTGCAGGAACATCGGCAGAAGGAGGAGAAACTCAGGGAATCTGAAAAGCTCTTAGAG GCTCTgcaggaagaacagaaagagTTGAAGGCAAGTCTTCAATCTCAAGAAAGCTTcctccttgaggcaaaactgcaGAAGGAGAAACTGCAAACGAAATTAAAGGCAGTTGACACTCAGCACTCAGTAGAAAG GCCTCTGGAGGACTGTCAGAAGGAAAGGAAGTACAGCCCGCCAGGCCAGGGAGTCTTGGATAATGTGTTCTCCCAGTTGGACTTGAGCCACAGCAGTGAAGAACTTCTGCAGGCAGAGGTGACTCGTCTTGAAGGCAG TTTAGAATCTGTGAGTGCAACATGCAAACAGCTGAGCCAAGAACTAATGGAAAAATACGAAGAGCTGAAGAGGATGGAGGGGCATAACAATGAGTACCGGACGGAGATAAAGAAG TTGAAGGAACAGATTCTGCAGGCTGATCAGACTTACAGTTCTGCCCTGGAAGGAATGAAGATGGAAATTTCCCAGCTAACTCGGGAGTTACACCAGCGAGATATCACCATTGCTTCTGCCAAGTGTTCCTCCTCAGACATGGAAAAGCAGCTGAAGGCAGAGatgcagaaggcagaagaaaaggCCGTAGAGCATAAG GAGATTCTGAGTCAGCTGGAATCTCTCAAATTAGAGAATCGCCGTCTTTCCGAGACAGTGATGAAGCTGGAGCTGGGCTTGCATGAG TGCTCGCTGCCCGTCTCTCCTCTGGGATCGATAGCTACCAGGTTtctagaggaggaggagctgaggtcTCACCATATTCTAGAGCGCCTGGATGCCCACATTGAAGAACTAAAAAGGGAGAGTGAGAAGACGGTGAGGCAGTTCACAGCCCTCGTGTAG
- the Cep63 gene encoding centrosomal protein of 63 kDa isoform X2 encodes MPACGCPAAGSLGPAASSLWGSGLAGQTSAMNWWPNNLQSCQNEGDLVMEALLEGIQNRGHSGGFLTSCEAELQELMKQIDIMVAHKKSEWEGQTHALETCLDIRDRELKALRSQLDMKHKEVGILHQQIEEHEKTKQEMAMEYKEELMKLQEELSRLKRSYEKLQKKQLRDFRGNTKSLREDRSEIERLTGKIEEFRQKSLDWEKQRLIYQQQVSSLEAQRKALAEQSEIIQAQLANRKQKLESVELSSQSEIQHLSSKLERAKDTICANELEIERLNIRVNDLMGTNMTILQEHRQKEEKLRESEKLLEALQEEQKELKASLQSQESFLLEAKLQKEKLQTKLKAVDTQHSVERPLEDCQKERKYSPPGQGVLDNVFSQLDLSHSSEELLQAEVTRLEGSLESVSATCKQLSQELMEKYEELKRMEGHNNEYRTEIKKLKEQILQADQTYSSALEGMKMEISQLTRELHQRDITIASAKCSSSDMEKQLKAEMQKAEEKAVEHKEILSQLESLKLENRRLSETVMKLELGLHEAKEISLADLQENYIEALNKLVSENQQLQKDLMSTKSQLEHATHVCKNKDGRTFNPAHSRAAGLRNAELKPTHGQHRHDGIKTEQYKTGQHPPRGQTLDSIDPVARGPSPLSSHISPDSSIVSLPSNFIFQTHSLPSMLDINDVNFSDSLSDCMNDQEEFVSSCSLPVSPLGSIATRFLEEEELRSHHILERLDAHIEELKRESEKTVRQFTALV; translated from the exons tTGCCAAAACGAAGGGGATTTGGTGATGGAGGCTTTGTTGGAAGGAATACAAAATCGGGGGCATAGTGG GGGATTTTTGACATCCTGTGAAGCAGAACTGCAGGAGCTCATGAAACAGATCGATATAATGGTGGCTCACAAGAAATCTGAGTGGGAGGGGCAGACGCACGCTCTGGAGACTTGTCTGGACATCCGTGATCGGGAGCTGAAGGCTCTGAGGAGTCAGCTGGACATGAAACACAAAGAG GTTGGAATATTGCATCAGCAGATAGAAGAACATGAGAAAACCAAGCAGGAGATGGCCATGGAGTACAAGGAGGAGTTAATGAAGCTGCAGGAAGAG TTAAGCAGACTGAAGAGAAGCTACGAGAAGCTGcagaaaaagcaactaagagACTTTAGAGGAAACACCAAGAGTCTTAGAGAGGACCGGTCTGAGATCGAGAGGCTGACTGGAAAAATAGAG GAATTCCGACAGAAGTCTCTGGACTGGGAGAAGCAGCGTCTAATTTATCAGCAACAGGTATCTTCTCTGGAAGCACAGAGGAAGGCTCTGGCTGAGCAGTCAGAGATAATCCAG GCTCAGCTTGCCAACCGGAAACAGAAATTAGAGTCCGTGGAACTGTCTAGCCAGTCAGAAATTCAGCACCTGAGCAGTAAGCTTGAGCGGGCTAAGGACACCATCTGTGCCAATGAGCTGGAAATAGAGCGCCTTAATATAAGGGTCAACGACCTGATGGGAACCAATATGACTATCCTGCAGGAACATCGGCAGAAGGAGGAGAAACTCAGGGAATCTGAAAAGCTCTTAGAG GCTCTgcaggaagaacagaaagagTTGAAGGCAAGTCTTCAATCTCAAGAAAGCTTcctccttgaggcaaaactgcaGAAGGAGAAACTGCAAACGAAATTAAAGGCAGTTGACACTCAGCACTCAGTAGAAAG GCCTCTGGAGGACTGTCAGAAGGAAAGGAAGTACAGCCCGCCAGGCCAGGGAGTCTTGGATAATGTGTTCTCCCAGTTGGACTTGAGCCACAGCAGTGAAGAACTTCTGCAGGCAGAGGTGACTCGTCTTGAAGGCAG TTTAGAATCTGTGAGTGCAACATGCAAACAGCTGAGCCAAGAACTAATGGAAAAATACGAAGAGCTGAAGAGGATGGAGGGGCATAACAATGAGTACCGGACGGAGATAAAGAAG TTGAAGGAACAGATTCTGCAGGCTGATCAGACTTACAGTTCTGCCCTGGAAGGAATGAAGATGGAAATTTCCCAGCTAACTCGGGAGTTACACCAGCGAGATATCACCATTGCTTCTGCCAAGTGTTCCTCCTCAGACATGGAAAAGCAGCTGAAGGCAGAGatgcagaaggcagaagaaaaggCCGTAGAGCATAAG GAGATTCTGAGTCAGCTGGAATCTCTCAAATTAGAGAATCGCCGTCTTTCCGAGACAGTGATGAAGCTGGAGCTGGGCTTGCATGAG gcAAAAGAAATTTCACTAGCAGACCTTCAGGAGAATTATATTGAGGCATTAAATAAATTAGTGTCTGAAAATCAACAACTACAGAAAGATTTGATGAGCACCAAATCTCAACTGGAGCATGCTACTCACGTGTGCAAAAACAAAGATGGCAGGACCTTTAACCCAGCACATAGCAGAGCAGCCGGGCTCAGGAATGCAGAGCttaa GCCAACCCATGGCCAGCACAGACATGATGGAATAAAGACTGAGCAGTACAAAACAGGTCAACACCCGCCTCGAGGACAAACGCTGGATAGCATAGACCCCGTGGCCAGGGGCCCCAGCCCCCTGAGTTCTCACATCAGCCCCGACAGCTCCATCGTCTCTCTGCCTTCCAACTTTATATTTCAGACTCACTCTTTGCCTTCAATGCTAGATATTAATGATGTCAACTTTTCTGACAGTCTGTCTGACTGTATGAATGACCAAGAAGAGTTTGTATCTTCG TGCTCGCTGCCCGTCTCTCCTCTGGGATCGATAGCTACCAGGTTtctagaggaggaggagctgaggtcTCACCATATTCTAGAGCGCCTGGATGCCCACATTGAAGAACTAAAAAGGGAGAGTGAGAAGACGGTGAGGCAGTTCACAGCCCTCGTGTAG